A genomic window from Microbacterium sp. H1-D42 includes:
- the modA gene encoding molybdate ABC transporter substrate-binding protein, protein MRIRTSIAVLATLMLLAGCASASDTAEPGDPAPTASGDQLTGEVTVFAAASLRTAFDEIAEAFEQQHPKVTVNPIVYDGSSTLVTQLQEGAQADVLATADERNMQVLVESGLASDPQVFATNTLVLAFPADNPGDVTALADLANVVTVLCAPEVPCGKASATLLDNAGVHVTPASLEQNVTAVLQKLAAGEADAGLVYATDVIGEDAVHSVVPDGAADVVNRYPVVALDGAGEAGVAFAEFVRGEKGQQILSELGFGAP, encoded by the coding sequence ATGAGGATTCGCACGTCGATCGCGGTGCTCGCGACGCTGATGCTGCTGGCCGGCTGCGCGTCGGCATCCGACACCGCCGAACCGGGCGACCCCGCGCCGACCGCGTCGGGCGATCAGCTCACCGGCGAGGTGACGGTCTTCGCCGCCGCGTCGCTGCGCACCGCGTTCGATGAGATCGCCGAGGCGTTCGAGCAGCAGCATCCGAAGGTCACGGTGAACCCAATCGTCTACGACGGGTCGAGCACCCTGGTCACGCAGCTGCAGGAGGGTGCGCAGGCCGACGTGCTGGCGACCGCCGACGAACGGAACATGCAGGTGCTGGTCGAGTCCGGCCTGGCATCCGACCCTCAGGTCTTCGCGACCAACACGCTCGTCCTCGCCTTCCCCGCCGACAACCCGGGCGATGTCACCGCGCTCGCAGACCTGGCGAATGTCGTCACGGTGCTGTGCGCTCCCGAGGTGCCGTGCGGCAAGGCATCCGCGACGCTGTTGGACAACGCGGGCGTGCACGTCACCCCTGCGAGCCTCGAGCAGAACGTCACGGCGGTGCTGCAGAAGCTCGCCGCCGGCGAGGCGGATGCCGGACTCGTGTACGCCACGGATGTCATCGGCGAAGACGCCGTGCACAGCGTCGTCCCTGACGGCGCTGCGGACGTCGTGAACCGCTACCCCGTCGTCGCGCTGGATGGCGCGGGCGAAGCCGGCGTCGCGTTCGCCGAATTCGTCCGGGGCGAGAAGGGGCAGCAGATCCTGAGCGAACTCGGTTTCGGGGCCCCGTGA
- a CDS encoding TOBE domain-containing protein, with protein sequence MTSYRIAEAARLLGVSDDTVRRWIDQGTLSVTGDSPTRVPGDALAEHAVRLAEAPQADPDLLSSARNRFTGLVTRVQIDGVMAQVDIQSGPHRVVSLLSAEAARQLDLKPGSLASAVIKATNVIVETPKEHA encoded by the coding sequence ATGACCTCGTACCGCATCGCTGAGGCCGCCCGCCTGCTGGGTGTCAGCGACGACACCGTCCGACGCTGGATCGATCAGGGCACACTGTCCGTCACCGGCGACTCCCCCACCCGCGTTCCGGGCGACGCTCTTGCCGAGCATGCCGTGCGTCTGGCAGAGGCGCCCCAGGCCGACCCCGACCTGCTCTCCAGCGCGCGCAACCGGTTCACGGGACTCGTCACCCGCGTGCAGATCGACGGCGTGATGGCGCAGGTCGACATCCAGTCAGGACCCCACCGCGTGGTCTCGCTGCTGTCGGCCGAGGCCGCGAGGCAGCTCGACCTGAAGCCCGGCTCGCTGGCCTCGGCCGTCATCAAGGCCACGAACGTCATCGTCGAGACGCCTAAGGAGCACGCATGA
- a CDS encoding ThiF family adenylyltransferase: MALPPLVDPVDALSVAERARTARHQVLAGLGELGQRRLRAAHVAVVGAGGLGAPVVLALAAAGIGTLTIIDDDVVERSNLQRQVMHRHADVGVAKVDSAVRVASDLSPETTVRPLRVRLTADNADELLAGADLVIDGTDTFDTRLLVAAATEHLGVPLVWGVIQEFASQVTVFWSAPPEGSDAVVLADLYPAGSVGELPTCAAVGVFGALCLQAGSIMSMEAIKLITGIGEPLLGRVLVIDALRAKVSEVPLRSSRAVSDDGGAAPVSAPVSARSTIPAAVVDVTIADLAAEADAGALLLDVREAVEVAGGMIPGARHVPLGEVLADPEAMGAERIVVICHAGGRARRAAEALRAVGADAVVLTGGMVAWDAEQAS; the protein is encoded by the coding sequence ATGGCCCTGCCACCCCTCGTCGACCCCGTCGATGCCCTCAGCGTCGCCGAGCGCGCCCGCACAGCGCGACACCAGGTGCTCGCCGGTCTCGGCGAGCTCGGCCAGCGCCGCCTGAGGGCAGCGCACGTCGCGGTCGTCGGTGCCGGAGGACTGGGTGCTCCGGTCGTGCTCGCGCTCGCCGCAGCGGGCATCGGCACGCTCACGATCATCGACGACGACGTGGTCGAGCGCTCGAACCTGCAGCGCCAGGTGATGCACCGTCACGCCGATGTCGGTGTCGCCAAGGTCGACAGTGCGGTGCGAGTGGCATCCGATCTCTCACCCGAGACGACCGTCCGGCCGCTGCGCGTGCGCCTCACTGCTGACAACGCCGACGAGCTGCTCGCCGGCGCCGATCTCGTCATCGACGGGACCGACACGTTCGACACTCGCCTGCTCGTCGCCGCGGCGACGGAGCACCTCGGCGTGCCCCTGGTGTGGGGTGTGATCCAGGAGTTCGCATCGCAGGTCACGGTGTTCTGGTCGGCTCCGCCGGAGGGATCGGATGCTGTCGTGCTGGCCGACCTGTACCCGGCGGGCAGCGTGGGCGAGCTGCCGACGTGCGCCGCGGTCGGCGTCTTCGGAGCCCTGTGTCTGCAGGCGGGGTCGATCATGTCGATGGAGGCCATCAAGCTCATCACCGGCATCGGCGAGCCACTGCTCGGCCGGGTGCTCGTGATCGACGCGCTGCGCGCGAAGGTCAGCGAGGTGCCGCTGCGCTCGTCGCGGGCAGTCTCGGACGACGGCGGCGCCGCGCCCGTCAGCGCGCCCGTGTCGGCGCGCTCGACCATCCCCGCTGCTGTCGTGGACGTCACGATCGCGGACCTCGCTGCCGAGGCGGATGCCGGTGCGCTGCTGCTGGATGTGCGCGAGGCCGTGGAGGTCGCCGGTGGCATGATCCCTGGTGCCAGGCACGTACCGCTGGGTGAGGTGCTGGCCGATCCTGAAGCCATGGGCGCAGAGCGGATCGTCGTGATCTGTCACGCCGGGGGACGCGCCCGCCGCGCGGCGGAAGCCCTTCGTGCCGTCGGCGCCGATGCTGTCGTGCTGACCGGTGGCATGGTCGCCTGGGACGCGGAGCAGGCATCATGA